A section of the Triticum dicoccoides isolate Atlit2015 ecotype Zavitan chromosome 7A, WEW_v2.0, whole genome shotgun sequence genome encodes:
- the LOC119328905 gene encoding uncharacterized protein LOC119328905, which yields MQFWPPVNVKRRSGCMAMLATAPLQQDDGVDVSLATPLATGGEIGPRDGCGAGATAGDEGSFTMPMAADSPLVPATVCPPAPWKSAPVPTRKRAPLQQRLFYPVPRHLTTVFVAVPQCPPSAKKMRAHVVESSVPLGT from the coding sequence ATGCAGTTTTGGCCTCCCGTTAACGTGAAAAGGCGGAGCGGATGCATGGCCATGCTGGCAACTGCGCCACTGCAGCAAGACGACGGCGTCGACGTCAGCCTCGCCACACCGCTGGCGACGGGTGGAGAAATTGGGCCGCGAGACGGCTGCGGAGCGGGGGCCACTGCCGGCGACGAGGGCAGCTTCACCATGCCCATGGCGGCCGACAGTCCGCTGGTGCCGGCGACGGTGTGCCCACCGGCGCCTTGGAAGTCAGCACCGGTGCCGACGAGGAAGCGTGCGCCTTTGCAGCAGCGGCTCTTCTACCCGGTGCCGCGCCACTTGACCACCGTGTTCGTGGCTGTGCCGCAGTGCCCGCCGTCCGCCAAGAAGATGCGGGCGCACGTGGTAGAATCATCTGTGCCTCTAGGCACGTGA